The following are encoded in a window of Solidesulfovibrio magneticus RS-1 genomic DNA:
- a CDS encoding homoserine dehydrogenase, whose protein sequence is MNNAAVAPVRIGLAGLGTVGSGLVAVLEKNADWIEARLGRSVAVKTVLVRDLAKPRAVTLGPEVLVTTDADALVTDPDIDIVVELMGGIDAAFGLIAKALNAGKHVVTANKALLAKRGPELFALAAEKGLGLYYEASCAGAVPIVETLRSSLAGNRVQSIIGILNGTANYILSSMSEKGLPFADALAKAQELGYAEADPTLDIQGFDAAHKLIVLIRLAYGCNLPLEKLPVEGITVVTPEDIRFAREFGYAIKLIGQVRDCDGKLAAGVWPMLVHEDFLLASVRGAFNAVRVEGNASGPIMLHGKGAGDLPTASAVVADILALARDGMIPNNTGFRTEPLPEAELVASDDFVTPHYIHFTVKDQAGVMAAISKSMGEHGVSIRQAVQKGEPEDGYVSIVFLTHEAPNRAIDAVLADTGAMPFIKPGTVHFRVL, encoded by the coding sequence ATGAACAACGCTGCCGTAGCCCCTGTTCGCATCGGATTGGCCGGACTCGGCACCGTCGGGTCCGGCCTGGTGGCCGTGCTGGAGAAAAACGCCGACTGGATCGAGGCGCGCCTGGGTCGGTCGGTTGCCGTCAAGACCGTGCTCGTGCGCGACTTGGCCAAGCCCCGGGCCGTGACGCTTGGCCCCGAGGTACTGGTCACCACCGACGCCGACGCCCTGGTCACCGACCCGGACATCGACATCGTGGTAGAGCTCATGGGCGGCATCGACGCCGCCTTCGGGCTTATTGCCAAGGCGCTTAACGCCGGCAAGCACGTGGTCACGGCCAACAAGGCGCTTTTGGCCAAGCGCGGGCCGGAGCTTTTCGCCCTGGCCGCCGAAAAGGGGCTTGGCCTCTACTACGAGGCCAGCTGCGCCGGAGCCGTGCCCATTGTCGAGACCCTGCGCTCGTCCCTGGCCGGCAACCGCGTCCAGAGCATCATCGGCATCCTAAACGGCACGGCCAACTACATTCTCTCCAGCATGAGCGAAAAGGGCCTGCCCTTTGCCGACGCTTTGGCCAAGGCCCAGGAGCTCGGCTACGCCGAGGCCGATCCGACCCTGGACATCCAGGGCTTCGACGCAGCTCACAAGCTCATCGTGCTCATCCGGCTGGCCTACGGGTGCAATCTGCCCCTGGAGAAGCTGCCTGTCGAGGGCATCACCGTGGTCACCCCCGAGGACATTCGGTTTGCCCGGGAGTTCGGCTACGCCATCAAGCTCATCGGCCAGGTGCGCGACTGCGACGGCAAACTTGCCGCCGGGGTCTGGCCCATGCTCGTGCATGAGGACTTCCTGCTGGCCAGCGTCAGGGGCGCGTTTAACGCCGTGCGGGTGGAAGGCAACGCCTCCGGCCCCATCATGCTCCACGGCAAGGGTGCCGGCGACCTGCCCACGGCCAGCGCCGTGGTGGCCGACATCCTGGCCCTGGCCCGGGACGGCATGATCCCCAACAACACGGGCTTTCGCACCGAGCCTTTGCCCGAGGCCGAGCTGGTCGCTTCCGACGATTTCGTCACCCCGCACTACATCCATTTCACGGTCAAGGATCAGGCCGGGGTCATGGCCGCCATCTCCAAGTCCATGGGCGAGCATGGCGTGTCCATCCGCCAGGCCGTGCAGAAAGGCGAACCCGAGGACGGCTACGTGTCCATCGTGTTCTTGACCCACGAGGCCCCCAACCGGGCCATCGACGCCGTGCTGGCCGACACCGGGGCCATGCCCTTCATCAAGCCCGGCACGGTCCATTTCCGGGTATTGTAA
- a CDS encoding methyl-accepting chemotaxis protein — protein sequence MKRITIKAMLVTFAFTASTSLVMSLLLFLNYEHKTSQEFDRIINLENKHSIFLHESWANGLQTEQAIRNIIFNPKDQKAAENYKNADSYFTKAITSLIDISKGDQTNIYKELSAKWSKIALTKSEIIKLATENKQSDAIAILNSTETPQWRDIKAIILKQIDLQNEVFKKALENNKKTNESSKIIFISIVAFMLIFVVIASVVITKSINSPLKSLGLFSNKIASGDYGAVIDDNFCPEFESLKKKTLEMTNKPKESLGFSQSVMQGYRQPFLTIDLDGRITSVNNAALLMLESDLPAEAYIGKKAGYLFYKDESRETNIQKLIKSTNWSSTEDVSLTTQKNNKLSVKADRCQLKDLDGNVTGGIATYTDLTDIKCSESQAILQSEDMRRAATETENIASGLFEAVESLSNQINIAADGATTQRERSETTSLAMDELKNIISQVTDQADIAAKNANIAQEKALEGSNIVKQSVEAIHEVSLTAARLSENMQSLEAHSKSIGEIIGVISDIADQTNLLALNAAIEAARAGDSGRGFAVVADEVRKLAEKTTHATLEVENTIRAIQESTKLNISQMNNAIKIIDGATDLANKSGNSLSEIVSIAETTATGSQNIVEASREQYVNAEKIAQLANEVRITADETDQGLHQASSAVEQLTEMARALKNLVDKLSR from the coding sequence ATGAAAAGAATCACAATAAAGGCCATGCTAGTCACTTTCGCCTTCACCGCTTCTACTTCACTAGTTATGTCACTATTGTTATTCTTGAATTACGAACACAAAACATCTCAAGAATTTGACCGAATCATTAATCTTGAAAACAAGCACAGCATATTCCTTCACGAATCGTGGGCAAACGGCCTCCAGACAGAGCAAGCCATCAGAAACATAATCTTCAACCCGAAAGATCAAAAAGCAGCTGAAAATTATAAAAATGCTGACTCTTATTTTACAAAAGCAATTACATCTCTCATCGACATAAGCAAAGGCGATCAAACAAATATTTACAAAGAGCTTTCAGCAAAATGGAGCAAAATCGCGCTGACAAAGAGTGAAATTATAAAGCTAGCGACAGAAAACAAGCAAAGCGACGCCATAGCCATCCTTAACAGCACCGAAACGCCTCAGTGGAGAGACATAAAGGCAATCATACTCAAACAAATAGACTTACAAAACGAGGTCTTTAAAAAAGCACTTGAGAACAACAAAAAAACAAATGAGTCGAGCAAAATAATTTTCATATCTATCGTCGCATTTATGCTTATATTTGTAGTCATAGCATCAGTAGTCATAACAAAATCAATCAACTCACCACTAAAAAGCTTAGGATTATTTTCAAACAAAATTGCATCTGGCGATTATGGTGCAGTTATTGATGACAACTTTTGCCCTGAATTTGAATCACTAAAGAAAAAAACGCTAGAAATGACAAACAAACCAAAGGAAAGCCTAGGATTTTCTCAGAGTGTAATGCAAGGATATCGCCAGCCATTTTTAACAATAGACCTAGATGGACGAATTACATCCGTAAACAACGCGGCCCTTTTGATGCTTGAGTCGGACTTACCCGCCGAGGCGTACATTGGGAAAAAAGCCGGTTATTTATTTTACAAAGACGAATCGAGAGAAACAAACATACAAAAACTTATCAAGTCAACAAACTGGAGTTCGACAGAAGATGTTTCGCTAACAACACAGAAAAACAACAAATTGAGTGTCAAAGCTGACAGATGTCAACTTAAAGATCTTGATGGAAATGTAACAGGAGGAATAGCCACCTACACAGATTTAACGGATATCAAGTGTAGTGAAAGTCAGGCCATTCTACAATCCGAAGATATGCGCCGCGCCGCTACAGAAACGGAAAACATCGCTTCGGGTCTTTTCGAAGCAGTCGAAAGTCTTTCTAATCAGATCAATATTGCTGCTGACGGCGCGACTACACAGCGAGAGCGTTCTGAAACAACATCACTTGCAATGGATGAATTGAAAAACATCATTTCTCAAGTCACTGATCAAGCTGACATAGCTGCAAAGAATGCTAATATTGCTCAAGAAAAAGCGCTTGAAGGATCAAACATCGTAAAACAATCAGTTGAAGCTATACATGAAGTTTCATTAACAGCGGCACGACTCAGCGAAAACATGCAATCACTGGAAGCGCATTCAAAATCAATCGGAGAAATAATTGGAGTTATCTCCGACATAGCTGATCAAACAAATCTTTTGGCGTTAAACGCTGCAATTGAAGCCGCCAGAGCTGGTGATTCAGGGCGGGGGTTCGCTGTTGTTGCGGATGAAGTTCGGAAGTTAGCAGAAAAGACCACACACGCTACTCTTGAAGTAGAAAATACTATCCGAGCCATACAAGAATCAACCAAACTCAACATAAGTCAAATGAACAATGCAATTAAAATTATAGATGGCGCAACCGATCTCGCGAACAAATCTGGAAATTCTTTAAGTGAAATCGTGAGCATCGCAGAAACTACTGCAACTGGGTCACAAAATATTGTTGAAGCATCGCGAGAACAATATGTAAACGCTGAAAAAATTGCACAATTAGCGAATGAGGTTCGTATTACTGCAGACGAAACAGACCAAGGATTACACCAAGCGTCTAGTGCCGTAGAACAACTCACTGAAATGGCTAGGGCTTTAAAAAACCTGGTTGACAAGCTCAGTCGGTAA
- a CDS encoding acyl-CoA thioesterase: MALILKPEDFPQPDSRLALTVSYGEVDQMGYAYYGHYPHWFERGRGHFIRVRGMSYGEVEARGVWLPVRDMAVRYLRPARYDDAITVRTAVSEWGRASVTFAYQVFGPPEDATLLAVGETLHACTSPQGRPMPVPSWLRELFTF; encoded by the coding sequence ATGGCCCTGATCCTCAAGCCTGAAGACTTTCCCCAGCCTGACTCGCGGCTGGCGCTCACCGTCTCCTACGGCGAGGTGGACCAGATGGGCTACGCCTACTACGGGCACTATCCCCACTGGTTCGAGCGCGGGCGCGGGCATTTCATCCGCGTGCGCGGCATGAGCTACGGCGAGGTCGAGGCGCGCGGCGTGTGGCTGCCGGTGCGCGATATGGCCGTGCGGTATCTGCGCCCGGCCCGCTACGACGACGCCATCACCGTGCGCACGGCCGTCAGCGAGTGGGGCCGGGCCTCGGTCACCTTTGCTTATCAGGTCTTCGGGCCGCCCGAGGACGCCACGCTTCTCGCCGTGGGCGAAACGCTCCACGCCTGCACCTCGCCCCAAGGCCGGCCCATGCCCGTGCCGTCCTGGCTGCGCGAGCTGTTCACCTTCTAA
- a CDS encoding chemotaxis protein CheX — MHEDYITLAKPFIQATQHVISTMAFVQATPGKPYVKKGLTAPGDVSAIIGFTGDRNGTMALSFTKKCAIFILKNMLGDDIQDIVQDIKETVGELTNMISGQSRANLSQMGINLQASIPTIILGDNHTIEHMKQCTIVTTPFNTSSGDFFVEFSLEQLA; from the coding sequence ATGCACGAAGACTATATTACACTGGCGAAACCCTTTATACAAGCTACTCAACACGTAATCTCAACAATGGCTTTCGTTCAAGCAACTCCTGGCAAGCCATACGTCAAAAAAGGATTAACTGCTCCTGGCGATGTATCAGCAATTATAGGGTTCACTGGAGATAGAAATGGAACGATGGCACTATCATTCACTAAAAAATGTGCCATTTTCATTTTAAAAAATATGCTAGGCGACGATATTCAAGACATCGTCCAGGACATCAAAGAAACTGTCGGTGAACTCACTAACATGATATCAGGTCAATCAAGAGCAAACTTATCTCAAATGGGGATTAATTTACAAGCGTCTATCCCTACCATTATCTTAGGAGACAACCACACTATTGAACACATGAAACAATGCACAATAGTCACAACCCCATTTAATACTTCAAGTGGTGATTTTTTTGTTGAATTTTCGCTGGAACAACTCGCTTAA
- a CDS encoding cofactor-independent phosphoglycerate mutase: MSVPSPSSSPSPLPRKLVFLIADGMGDLPVDSLGGRTPMEAAATPVMDRLAREGMVGLCRTVPQGMAPGSDVANMSLLGFDPAQNHTGRGPIEAAAMGLPVAPDDVVFRLNTVTVSQFAEAGLMRDYSAGHIATQASTALVEKLAATCLPEGYELHAGVQYRHILVAKGAAGREEAGVYVRPPHDITDQPIAPDLAEFRRAPALFDFAAKAAAVLAGPDNATKANAVWPWGQGRALTLPDFAATFGLRGAVVSAVDLVKGLGRAAGMAVIDVPGATGLLDTNYEGKVAAALAFLKDGDFVFVHVEAPDECGHGGDAAGKTEAVARFDARIVAPMVEALGDDAAFVIACDHLTPIAIRTHAADPVPFLFWQPGVIPSGAAGFSEAEAAGTGLAVEAGHELLRRAMDWTRS; the protein is encoded by the coding sequence TTGTCCGTTCCATCTCCTTCATCCTCTCCGTCCCCCTTGCCCCGCAAACTCGTGTTCCTCATCGCCGACGGCATGGGCGATCTGCCCGTGGATTCCCTGGGCGGGCGCACGCCCATGGAAGCGGCGGCCACCCCGGTCATGGACCGGCTGGCCCGGGAGGGGATGGTGGGGCTTTGCCGCACCGTGCCCCAGGGCATGGCCCCGGGGTCGGACGTGGCCAACATGTCGCTTCTGGGCTTTGATCCGGCCCAAAACCACACCGGCCGAGGCCCCATCGAGGCGGCGGCCATGGGCTTGCCGGTCGCGCCCGACGACGTGGTTTTCCGCCTCAACACCGTCACGGTGAGCCAGTTCGCCGAGGCCGGGCTCATGCGCGACTACAGCGCCGGCCATATCGCCACCCAGGCGTCCACGGCCCTGGTCGAGAAGCTGGCCGCGACCTGCCTGCCGGAGGGCTACGAGCTTCATGCCGGCGTGCAGTACCGCCACATCCTGGTGGCCAAGGGCGCGGCCGGCCGGGAGGAGGCGGGTGTTTACGTGCGTCCGCCCCACGACATCACCGACCAGCCCATCGCCCCGGACCTGGCCGAGTTTCGCCGCGCCCCGGCGCTTTTTGATTTCGCGGCCAAGGCGGCGGCCGTGCTGGCCGGGCCGGACAATGCAACCAAGGCCAACGCCGTGTGGCCCTGGGGCCAGGGGAGGGCGCTGACCTTGCCCGATTTCGCCGCGACCTTCGGCCTGCGCGGCGCGGTGGTCTCGGCCGTGGATCTGGTCAAGGGTCTTGGGCGGGCGGCCGGCATGGCTGTTATCGACGTGCCCGGGGCCACGGGGCTGCTCGACACCAACTACGAGGGCAAGGTGGCGGCGGCGCTGGCGTTTTTAAAGGACGGCGATTTTGTCTTCGTCCATGTCGAGGCCCCGGACGAGTGCGGCCATGGCGGCGACGCCGCCGGCAAGACCGAGGCCGTGGCCCGGTTCGACGCCCGCATTGTCGCGCCCATGGTCGAGGCCCTGGGCGACGACGCGGCCTTCGTCATTGCCTGCGACCACTTGACGCCCATCGCCATTCGCACCCATGCCGCCGATCCCGTGCCTTTTCTTTTCTGGCAGCCGGGCGTAATACCCTCCGGTGCGGCGGGTTTTAGCGAGGCCGAAGCTGCGGGGACCGGGCTGGCCGTGGAAGCGGGGCACGAGTTGCTGCGCCGGGCCATGGACTGGACCCGTTCTTGA
- a CDS encoding LexA family protein, with product MGRPTLTILGFEPKTALELPLYLATAPAGFPSPAEDYIDKKIDLNEHLVRHPAATFFVRVDGDSMRDAGVASGDILVVDRALEAKDGSIVVAALDGELTVKRLRRRDGKLLLVPENPDYQAVEVAPEASFMVWGVVTYIIHKA from the coding sequence ATGGGACGACCCACCTTGACGATCCTGGGGTTCGAGCCGAAGACCGCGCTTGAGCTGCCGCTGTATCTGGCCACGGCCCCGGCCGGCTTTCCTTCGCCGGCCGAGGACTACATCGACAAGAAAATCGACCTCAACGAACACCTCGTGCGCCATCCCGCAGCCACCTTTTTCGTGCGCGTGGACGGCGACTCCATGCGCGACGCCGGCGTGGCCTCGGGCGACATCCTCGTGGTGGACCGGGCCCTGGAGGCGAAAGACGGCTCCATCGTCGTGGCCGCCCTGGACGGCGAACTGACCGTCAAACGCCTGCGCCGCCGCGACGGCAAACTGCTGCTCGTGCCGGAAAACCCGGACTACCAGGCTGTGGAAGTCGCGCCCGAGGCCTCGTTTATGGTCTGGGGCGTGGTCACCTACATCATTCATAAAGCGTGA
- a CDS encoding amidohydrolase family protein, whose product MFIDIHTHAYHPKIADKVLAQLEGHYGIPPVGTGQIDDLLERATKAGLDKVVVHNAATAPAQVVPANNWAIAIHREHKRIISFGTLHPDYPDFERELDRLWRNGIKGIKFHADFQGFRLDDRKLWPIFEALSGRFVVMLHVGDRLPPEENNSCPAKVAAILRDFPQLTVIAAHMGGYLHWQYAVEHLVGKNVYIDTSSTLAFIDDATLRRIFDGHPRERILFGSDYPLFDPGEEIARLRRRLSLRDAELEEILGGASALFRSSK is encoded by the coding sequence ATGTTTATTGATATCCACACCCACGCCTATCATCCCAAGATCGCGGACAAGGTTCTGGCCCAGCTTGAAGGGCACTACGGCATCCCGCCTGTCGGCACCGGCCAGATCGACGATCTTTTGGAGCGCGCGACCAAGGCGGGCCTGGACAAGGTCGTGGTCCACAACGCGGCAACGGCCCCGGCCCAGGTGGTTCCGGCCAACAATTGGGCCATCGCCATCCACCGCGAACACAAGCGCATCATCAGCTTCGGCACGCTGCACCCGGACTACCCGGACTTCGAGCGCGAACTGGACCGGCTGTGGCGCAACGGCATCAAGGGCATCAAGTTTCACGCCGACTTCCAGGGCTTCCGCCTGGACGACCGCAAGCTGTGGCCCATCTTCGAAGCGCTGTCCGGCCGGTTCGTGGTCATGCTTCACGTAGGCGACCGCCTGCCCCCCGAGGAGAACAACTCCTGCCCGGCCAAGGTGGCGGCCATCCTGCGCGATTTTCCCCAGCTGACGGTCATCGCCGCCCACATGGGCGGCTATCTCCATTGGCAATACGCCGTGGAGCATCTGGTCGGCAAAAATGTCTATATTGACACGTCCAGCACCCTGGCCTTTATCGACGACGCTACCTTGCGGCGCATTTTCGACGGCCATCCCCGGGAACGCATCCTTTTCGGCAGTGATTACCCGCTGTTCGATCCCGGTGAGGAAATCGCGCGCCTGCGCCGCCGGTTGTCCTTGCGGGACGCGGAACTGGAAGAGATATTGGGCGGAGCTTCCGCACTATTTCGGTCATCAAAATGA
- a CDS encoding aminotransferase class I/II-fold pyridoxal phosphate-dependent enzyme has protein sequence MKKFARMERLPPYVFATVNELKMQMRRRNEDVIDLGMGNPDLPTPPHIVEKLVEAAQKAVNHRYSASRGIKGLRNAVSAWYKRRFDVDIDPETEAVVTMGAKEGLAHLALVMLSPGDVVFATDPAYPIHPYSCIIAGADVRRIPISSDRDFFEDLLAATRQTWPQPKLLIISYPHNPTTVTADVPFFERIVEFCKEHDMMVIHDFAYADFGFDGYQPPSFLQAKGAKDVGVEFFSLTKSYSMAGWRVGFCCGNPEMVHALTRIKSYLDYGIFQPIQIAATVALNGPQECVREIMDVHQERRDALIDGLARAGWEVPAPKSTMFVWAKIPEPFQHLKSVEFSKLLLREGGVAVSPGLGFGHFGDNYVRFALVENRHRINQAVRGIKKALSG, from the coding sequence ATGAAAAAGTTCGCGCGTATGGAGCGCCTTCCCCCATACGTCTTCGCCACCGTCAATGAGCTCAAAATGCAGATGCGGCGGCGAAACGAGGACGTCATCGACCTGGGCATGGGCAACCCCGACCTGCCCACGCCCCCCCATATCGTCGAAAAACTCGTCGAGGCCGCCCAAAAGGCCGTGAACCACCGCTACTCGGCATCGCGTGGCATCAAGGGCCTGCGAAACGCCGTCTCGGCCTGGTACAAGCGCCGCTTCGACGTTGACATCGACCCCGAAACCGAAGCCGTGGTCACCATGGGGGCCAAGGAAGGCCTGGCCCACCTGGCGCTCGTCATGCTCTCGCCCGGCGACGTGGTTTTCGCCACCGACCCGGCCTATCCGATCCATCCGTACTCCTGCATCATCGCCGGAGCCGACGTGCGGCGCATCCCGATAAGCAGCGACCGGGACTTTTTCGAGGACCTGCTGGCCGCCACGCGCCAGACCTGGCCCCAGCCCAAGCTGCTCATCATTTCCTATCCGCACAACCCGACCACGGTCACGGCCGACGTGCCGTTTTTCGAGCGCATCGTCGAATTCTGCAAAGAACACGACATGATGGTCATCCACGACTTCGCCTACGCCGACTTCGGCTTCGACGGCTACCAGCCGCCGAGCTTTTTGCAGGCCAAGGGCGCGAAAGACGTGGGCGTGGAGTTTTTCTCCCTCACCAAAAGCTATTCCATGGCCGGCTGGCGCGTCGGGTTTTGCTGCGGCAACCCCGAGATGGTCCATGCCCTGACCCGCATCAAGAGCTATCTCGACTACGGCATCTTCCAGCCCATCCAGATCGCCGCCACCGTGGCCCTAAACGGCCCCCAGGAGTGCGTGCGCGAGATCATGGACGTCCACCAGGAGCGCCGCGACGCGCTCATTGACGGCCTGGCCCGGGCCGGCTGGGAAGTGCCCGCGCCCAAGTCCACCATGTTCGTGTGGGCCAAGATTCCCGAGCCCTTCCAGCATCTCAAGTCCGTGGAATTCTCCAAGCTGCTGCTGCGCGAGGGCGGCGTGGCCGTTTCGCCGGGCCTGGGCTTCGGGCACTTCGGCGACAACTACGTGCGGTTTGCCCTGGTCGAAAACCGCCACCGCATCAATCAGGCCGTCCGCGGCATAAAAAAGGCGCTTTCCGGATGA
- a CDS encoding response regulator produces MKIGDIKILVVDDFSTMRKIIKSMLRRVGIKSIDDAEDGKIALSYLKSKPYNLIILDWNMPNMSGLDLLRSIKSDETLKNVPVLMVTSEAKESQVIIAVQAGASSYIVKPFTEATLIKKLCTILKIEVQT; encoded by the coding sequence ATGAAAATAGGCGACATCAAGATCTTAGTCGTGGACGATTTTTCGACTATGCGAAAAATTATCAAATCAATGTTAAGGAGAGTTGGAATTAAATCCATTGATGACGCTGAAGATGGAAAAATTGCACTAAGTTATTTAAAATCAAAACCGTATAATCTTATCATTTTAGACTGGAACATGCCAAACATGTCGGGGCTAGACCTTTTAAGATCGATCAAAAGCGATGAAACACTAAAAAATGTACCTGTACTAATGGTCACATCTGAAGCAAAAGAATCTCAAGTCATAATAGCTGTTCAAGCTGGCGCATCAAGCTACATCGTAAAACCATTCACAGAAGCAACACTTATAAAAAAACTTTGCACTATTCTTAAAATAGAAGTTCAAACTTAG
- a CDS encoding bacteriohemerythrin, which translates to MSIRARILASVAVLFLVALGMFAATWSITSEQRSDGLVINLAGRQRMQVQRIAKDVLALAHQAKGGGAPAGLADDIRKRLSALESTQNLLARGGTYEGSKRFTIDPSSREAAALLDEAGRLIKPFGVEVEAILAKTDAVSPERLLAASEAMVAAQDKAVARLQAETEDDVSTLMTIQAVGMGLCAVVCLAVLFMFRRAVIAPLGRLREYAAAVAGGDLQAVPAGDYPPELAVLRDALARMVESLRDTLAAVEAKNLECTGHADDAERALAAAREQETRTAEMLARLGDGAAKARGISQSVMDHAAGLLSRIEQVGQGAAQQRDRMMDTAAAMEEMNATVMEVARNASSAAVSAADAKDKAATGAAGVRSAVTSIEAIRRRILDLKESMTRLGQQADSIGHIMNVISDIADQTNLLALNAAIEAARAGDAGRGFAVVADEVRKLAEKTMTATKEVGEAVVSIQGQARENIAAVESAASGIEDSTRAAADSGRFMDEIVGIVEATATQVESIATASEEQSATSEEINRAVEEVNGIARDTAEDAAAASQALHALSELTNDLDAAIRQMTGEAGASRPALAVARPAAKAIAPSRPAASRALPPSRPAPAKPKALPTAKPAAAKYAPAPKPAAIPAPAAKPAAIKASGNGSGGACSIGGSLLQWDDSLATHISEIDRQHQVLVRMICDLHEAMRSGKGKHQLEAILEELQNYAVDHFGYEEKLMEQYKYPGYLNHRKEHVAFVDKVIAFGNDFRDNRAALTTEVMNFLKNWLVGHIKGTDQKYAPFFIERGVN; encoded by the coding sequence ATGAGTATTCGCGCCCGGATTCTCGCCTCCGTCGCTGTCCTTTTTCTCGTTGCGCTGGGCATGTTCGCGGCCACGTGGTCCATCACCAGCGAGCAGCGCTCCGACGGTCTTGTCATCAATCTGGCCGGCCGGCAACGGATGCAGGTTCAGAGAATCGCCAAGGACGTCCTGGCCTTGGCCCACCAGGCCAAGGGCGGCGGCGCGCCGGCTGGCCTGGCCGACGATATTCGCAAGCGGCTATCCGCTCTGGAATCGACCCAAAATCTGCTGGCCCGGGGCGGCACGTATGAAGGCAGCAAGAGGTTCACCATTGACCCGTCCAGCCGTGAGGCCGCGGCACTCCTCGACGAGGCCGGCCGGCTGATCAAACCTTTTGGCGTCGAAGTCGAAGCCATCCTGGCCAAGACCGATGCCGTTTCGCCCGAACGCCTGCTGGCCGCCTCGGAAGCCATGGTCGCGGCCCAGGACAAGGCCGTGGCCCGGCTTCAAGCCGAGACCGAGGACGACGTGTCCACGCTCATGACCATTCAGGCCGTGGGCATGGGGCTGTGCGCCGTGGTGTGCTTGGCGGTGCTGTTCATGTTCCGCCGCGCGGTCATCGCGCCCCTGGGGCGGCTGCGCGAATACGCTGCAGCCGTGGCCGGAGGCGATTTGCAGGCCGTGCCGGCCGGCGACTATCCGCCGGAACTGGCCGTGCTGCGCGACGCCCTGGCCCGCATGGTGGAGTCCCTCAGGGACACCTTGGCCGCTGTCGAAGCCAAAAACCTGGAATGTACCGGACATGCCGACGACGCCGAACGGGCGTTGGCTGCCGCCCGCGAGCAGGAAACCCGCACCGCCGAAATGTTGGCCCGCCTGGGAGACGGCGCGGCCAAGGCGCGCGGCATCTCCCAGAGCGTCATGGATCATGCGGCCGGCTTGCTTTCGCGCATTGAACAGGTGGGGCAGGGCGCGGCCCAGCAGCGTGACCGGATGATGGACACGGCCGCGGCCATGGAAGAAATGAACGCCACGGTGATGGAAGTGGCCCGCAATGCCTCCAGCGCCGCCGTGAGCGCCGCCGACGCCAAGGACAAGGCCGCCACCGGCGCGGCCGGCGTGCGTTCGGCCGTAACGTCCATCGAGGCCATCCGCCGGCGCATCCTCGATCTCAAGGAATCCATGACGCGTCTTGGCCAGCAGGCAGACAGCATCGGCCACATCATGAACGTCATTTCCGACATCGCCGACCAGACCAACCTGCTGGCGCTCAATGCTGCCATCGAGGCGGCCCGGGCCGGCGACGCCGGACGCGGCTTTGCCGTGGTGGCCGACGAGGTCCGCAAACTGGCCGAAAAAACCATGACCGCCACCAAGGAAGTCGGCGAGGCCGTGGTGTCCATCCAGGGACAGGCGAGGGAAAACATCGCCGCCGTGGAGTCCGCCGCCTCGGGCATTGAGGACAGCACCCGGGCGGCCGCCGATTCCGGCCGCTTCATGGACGAAATCGTCGGCATCGTTGAAGCCACCGCCACCCAGGTGGAGTCCATCGCCACGGCTTCCGAGGAACAGTCCGCCACCTCCGAAGAGATCAACCGGGCCGTGGAAGAGGTCAACGGCATCGCCCGCGACACGGCCGAGGACGCCGCCGCCGCGTCCCAGGCCCTCCATGCCCTGTCTGAACTGACGAACGACCTCGACGCCGCCATCCGCCAGATGACCGGCGAGGCCGGCGCGTCCCGGCCGGCCCTGGCCGTCGCCCGGCCGGCCGCCAAGGCCATCGCGCCGTCACGCCCGGCCGCTTCCCGCGCCCTGCCGCCGTCGCGTCCGGCCCCGGCCAAACCCAAGGCCTTGCCGACGGCCAAACCTGCCGCCGCCAAATATGCCCCGGCCCCCAAACCGGCGGCCATCCCCGCTCCAGCGGCCAAGCCTGCCGCCATCAAAGCCTCGGGCAACGGTTCCGGCGGGGCCTGTTCCATTGGCGGCAGCCTGCTGCAGTGGGACGATTCCCTGGCCACCCACATCAGCGAGATCGACCGCCAGCACCAGGTGCTCGTACGCATGATCTGCGATCTGCACGAGGCCATGCGCTCGGGCAAGGGCAAGCATCAGCTTGAGGCGATTCTCGAAGAGCTTCAGAACTATGCGGTGGACCACTTCGGCTACGAGGAAAAGCTCATGGAGCAGTACAAGTATCCGGGCTACCTCAACCACCGCAAGGAACACGTGGCCTTCGTGGACAAGGTCATCGCCTTTGGCAACGACTTCCGGGACAACCGGGCGGCGCTGACCACCGAGGTCATGAATTTCCTCAAGAACTGGCTGGTGGGACACATCAAGGGCACGGACCAGAAATACGCCCCGTTTTTCATCGAACGCGGCGTAAACTGA